One part of the Papilio machaon chromosome 5, ilPapMach1.1, whole genome shotgun sequence genome encodes these proteins:
- the LOC106708583 gene encoding FAST kinase domain-containing protein 5, mitochondrial codes for MFMEHENSYAYNIMENKGYAMKLNNKQDQVHVSNYSLEELLSENWSKKPPHTIFETFSILGVLCSEHNKCISDKVFDDFIDNLTDNLTKASDAELKLIFYSLLKWPVAESIKTRNFIEVWAALDDECLKRLRDWSYDEMLEFITLFYMLNVNRASDYSYRCLLKLASKAKHLTASQLVRTMFFIGIQRKSPKDIHQLEIYINECFKEFSIDELAIISMGFFKSKTPIRNMDIIVKIIDIISNNSSQIHEISLAALLKIIRYSMKVTTGNKIYLLLDKLQAEVPRLSVMCNVHVGLLGTSTLTLHEGCLNAISNRVADAISETRIKDLERLTLTFGTFNYTPQSKNFLQNIIAELKKPEREVERTFYGRSFVCCVAYLGLLGIHPEELIKLVFDPLFLQKTYGKHIITYGREILTLHNRVKIFYKDSNIKLLSDKEAIILAKKYTDYVPNENYKKQYNVSERMFLDVLNILKGARGDDFVTGGHILTHHQRGDIILCNDHKGCAVPVGDAFDNKHFGLLRTPPNNNTWIVLIIGGRNALIHNTKIPSGLFKSKINELNALGYCAELVLWEEFSNRKTKEEKLEYLKVLIDNITDM; via the exons ATGTTTATGGAACATGAAAACAGTTATGCTTATAATATAATGGAAAATAAAGGATATGCGATGAagctaaataataaacaagacCAGGTACATGTATCTAATTATTCTTTGGAAGAATTGTTATCAGAGAATTGGTCTAAGAAACCACCACATACtatttttgaaactttttCTATCCTTGGTGTATTGTGTTCAGaacataataaatgcatatcTGATAAAGTCTTTGatgattttattgataatttaacaGATAACTTGACAAAGGCAAGTGATGCTgagctaaaattaatattttattctttgttaaaATGGCCTGTAGCAGAATCtataaaaacaagaaatttCATAGAAGTTTGGGCAGCACTTGATGATGAATGTCTAAAAAGATTAAGAGACTGGTCATATGATGAAATGCTTGAGTTTATCACCTTGTTTTACATGCTTAATGTTAACAGAGCAAGTGATTATTCATatagatgtttattaaaattagctTCAAAGGCAAAACATTTAACAGCTTCTCAGCTTGTAAGAACAATGTTCTTTATTGGTATACAGAGAAAATCACCAAAAGATATACATCAATTGGAGATCTACATCAATGAATGTTTCAAAGAATTTTCTATTGATGAACTCGCAATAATTTCCATGGGATTTTTCAAAAGTAAAACTCCAATAAGAAATATGGATATAATAGTcaaaataatagatataatttcaaataattcatccCAAATACATGAAATTTCACTTGCAGCTTTACTGAAAATAATTAGATATTCAATGAAGGTTACAACTGggaacaaaatatatttgttattagatAAATTACAAGCAGAAGTGCCCAGGTTATCAGTAATGTGTAATGTTCATGTGGGGTTGTTGGGAACATCAACATTGACTTTACATGAAGGATGTTTAAATGCGATTTCAAATAGAGTTGCTGATGCAATTTCAGAGACTAGAATAAAAGATCTAGAAAGATTAACATTGACTTTTGGCACATTTAATTACACACCACAATCAAAAAACtttctacaaaatataattgcaGAATTGAAAAAACCAGAAAGAGAGGTTGAGCGTACTTTCTATGGTAGATCCTTTGTTTGTTGCGTAGCCTATCTTGGCCTTTTAGGAATACATCCTGAAGAACTTATAAAGCTGGTGTTTGATCCattatttttgcaaaaaacATATGGTAAACACATTATAACATATGGAAGAGAAATTTTGACACTACACAATagggtaaaaatattttacaaagacTCTAACATTAAACTTCTCAGTGATAAAGAAGCAATTATACTAGCTAAAAAGTACACAGATTATGTCcctaatgaaaattataaaaaacagtaTAATGTTTCTGAAAGAATGTttttagatgttttaaatatcttgaaaGGAGCTAGAGGAGATGATTTTGTGACTGGTGGTCATATTTTGACACACCATCAAAGAGGAG atataattttatgcaaTGATCATAAAGGTTGTGCAGTGCCAGTGGGAGATGCTTttgataacaaacattttggGCTGCTAAGAACACCgcctaataataatacttggattgttttaataattggtGGAAGAAATGCATTAATTCATAACACCAAAATACCAAGTGGCCTGTtcaaaagcaaaataaacgAACTTAATGCTTTAGGATACTGTGCGGAattg GTTTTATGGGAAGAATTTTCGAACCGGAAAAccaaagaagaaaaattagaatatttaaaagttttgattgataat ATTACAGATATGTAG